The Gossypium raimondii isolate GPD5lz chromosome 2, ASM2569854v1, whole genome shotgun sequence genome segment CTCATAGCACAAAACTCTGACGATGATTTCCAAAGCTGAAATGTTGATTAACAACTTAGGAGCGGTCGAAATAAGTCAAATAGATAAGAAGTGTCAATTTCAACACAATTCCTTCAAAATACCTCAAGACTTGATGTAAAACCAGGAAATGTCAGTGTCAAAGACCCTTTATCACCTTGCAAGCCAGAAGATACTATAAAACCATTTGGTCTTTTCAGCTTTATGTCAGCTATTAATAAGTCATCTAGACCACAATCCACATCCCATAAATGCAAAAAGGACAAACTAAATCGAACAAGATATTCTTCAAGTGACTTGATCCAGTCATGCTCTTCTATGGCATCTGTCGAACTCTGATCAGTATTAAAGCCATCATCCGAATTTAAATGACGGGGACTAAATGCCTCACTCAAATGTTCCTTTATATAGCTATTCTCTCGCCCATCACCATTCTTTGATATACGCTTGCGCTTCTGACAAGGATCAATCAATGCTGCAAGATCAAAACTCAGGGTAGCAATTCCAGGATATGGGCAAAAGCATTTAATGGGTTGCTTTCTAGTTCGAGAATCAAATGGTGCCTTTCCAGAATTCAGTTTACTATTATTTGCTAGCAAAGTACTAGACCCAGTCATTTTTGACAAAGAAACCCCACTTTCTGAACTATTTAACCTGTGCTGAGATAAGTTCCCATCCTCATGTATTGGAAGAAGTAATGATGAAACTGAGGTATTTCCACTCAGTGATGAACCAGAAATGGAAGTCACGCTAATTTCTTTGCAGAAATGATCAAACATCGAATGTGAAGCAGTCCCACGAAGGACCCTTTCTCTGGAGCCGGTCTTCACATCCCATATGTATAGAACATCAATGGCATCAGAAACTCTGGAATGGTGCCGGCAGAGACATGCAATATAACCTCTTGCACCATCCCAAACAAGTTTTGCAGGATAGTCAGGATGTCCAGGAAACATTCTCTCCACCCTTAATGTCTCAAGTGAAGTAAGAGCAACACAAGAGTCCTCTCCGACAGAGAGAAAGCAATCACTCCAAGGGCGTTCAGTTCGAGCAGGGGGTAGAATGATTTGGCGCACAGGACCAACATGTTGGTGCATGACTGTAACAAGATTACCAGAATCAAGATCCCATATACGAATAGTGCAATCCATGCTTCCAGAAACTAAAACCTGACTAAAACTCCATCCTTTTGCAGCACCCATCATCCGATGTGCTGCCAGACATAGTATAGCACCCGTATGCCCAGCAAAGTTTTGTTTGGATATATGAGAGTCTACCTCAAGGCGTGGACTTCCAGCTGGAGAATCAAGCCCCCTAAACAAATTGAACCACACAACTTGGATTTGACCACTAGAGAAGCCATATACAATCGCAGAAGGAGCATAAAGATTTTCAGAAATAACCATGGAAGAAGATACAGTTTGTCCCTTAGGGACAGAATAACAACTATCATCTACATGTATGCTATCGACAGTTTCTGAGACGGAAACAGAGCTCTGAATAGATGTTAATTTGGTATTGAATCCACCCAAAGATTCGCTTTTACGATCTAAACCAGCAGTCGGAGTCCAGCCAAGAAACGAAATGCCTTGTCCAAGCATTTTGCATTCATCAAAGAGTTTGCCACGATCACATCTCTGCTGAAGTGACCAGATTGTAACACGTGGTTTCCATTGAAATGAGTCTTCAATAGTGAAGCAAACTGATTCAACCCGAAGAAGTATTTGGCTCAAGtggacaaaagaaaaagacaaccTTGCACCCAGGGGAAATGACGTGGCAGGGATTTCACAAAGAGGCTCATAATTGAATGTGTTATCTAAATATGATATTGCATACAAAACTGCAGATCCTCTATTATTCCACACTAAAAATATTTCAGATTCATGGGTTACACCAGTAATTTGTGCATTCCCATAATTTTTACTTTCAAGAAACATAGCCCCTACAACATGTGACTGACCATGATCATCTTCAACACAAAGGACATTGTTCATGAAAAGAATCACTCCTATTGTAATGGCACCGTCCAACAGCCTAAATATAGATCGATCTTTTAAAACAGTAGCAACAGTAGTCCTACACGTTGCAATTGACACTACTTGTCCAGCCTCAACAAGGCCATCTTCCCATGCCTCTATTTCTTGCTTAGAAGATTTCTGCAACCTAGTCTCACCCTCACTACCTTGATGAAAGTCCTTTGACAAAGGAACCAATTGTAGCTTACCAAAGGAGTCAGCCAAGAGTGAACAATGTATTTCTCCATCATCAACTGAAGAAACAACATCCATAAACTTCAAAGGCCCAATGGACAAATTCCCATGAAAAACGGTTTGTACAATAGTAAGAGTATACGTATCAACAATAACAACAGTACACTTAGGAGGCTTCCTGTTCTGAGATTCTTTATCCATTGAAATCTCACCCCCTTCGGCAGATTCCATCAACTGGTGGTCAGTTAAATGTGCAGCATCAATAAAGCAACAGCCTACACAAGCATATCTTGGATTCCAAGGCAATGTACGAATAATCGATGGGCTGCCCACCCAAGGTGGCAGTTTTCTTCTACGCCTGCAGTGGCCACTACTTCTGCTCCAGACGCACAACATACTGTCAGTACAAGCACTTAGTAAGGCACCCCCATTATCAAAGCTAGAGTTGAAAGCAACATTACTTGAATAGTCCATGCTTTGTTCTCCAGATACTACAATGGGACAGCAAATGGCGAGATCAGCTATTGGTGCAGCATGACCGCACAACATAGCAATTGGTCGAATTTCCTGAATATGATACAAATTTCGACCATCAGTCTAAATTCAACAATCTAAACTATACCCTAGCAAAACCCAGATTTGCTACCGAGCAAATgcatatataatatcaaattgaagCTCTCTGGTCATTCAATTGCATAACACAAATATAATAagctaattattcttaataagaAGAAGAGAACCCGAATCTTTTAGTTATATTGTTTTCCTAAATTGAATCGAGTAAAGTTAGTTGGTTACCGAGTGGGAATCTGAATTGGAGAGGTTCCACCAGAGGATGGAGCCATCGGATCCGCCGGTGTAGAGAGTCGGAGGGTGGTTGAGAGCGGCTGTGGCTGTGACACGGTGGACCGGAGGCGTGCCTGACCATATACACGCCACGGATCGGCACTTCATGGCCTATGTAGTAGCTCTGCCTTCAAATGTGTTGAAGGCTGCGTTTTTATTACAAATTCGATGCGCAAGTGTCTATATTTTGGACCCAGATACCACTATATACATTTTTGCTTATTTCTTTGTTCTGGGCATGAATCTTTTCGAATGAACTTTTTACTGGTACCACTACCACTCTCTCTCTATTCATCAGTACTTCATAATTTTGCCAGAGTTTTGAGAATCTTCTACTTACTTAGTTagcaaaatgaaaagaaaaaggttgatctaattatatatttttcaggatttcttttttaagttttaccAGGACAGGACCGGTCCAATTAAAGTTGAACCAATAAACCGATATAAACCAACAATTGAATAGgacctttttaattatttttatttttatgtaatttttaataatttatttaaacaaagtTCCAAATACAACCCACATAACATCGAAAGTAAGAGCCAATTGTAAATCTTGGTTCCCTATTTTATCCAAGCTATCAGTATTTAAGATTTACGATGTTATCAAACTCTCATAAATTTTGCCTTTGTGAAAGCGCATTGCATTGTATCATGGATGGTTCTGATTTTAAAGCCGCTGAAGTGCCTGAAACTACTTCAGGCTTTTGTTCATAGGTTACCAAAATCTCAATGTTAAAGCATAAAACGGCCGAGAGCCATAGCCACCaagttcataattttttttctttccatttgaCTTGGAAGGGTACTACCCCAACCACAACAGAAGCTGAAAACAGTTACGATACGAAATGATATTTCGTTACCTACAAGAATTAAAAATCAACATACTGGAATTAGAATCCGGTTTTACATATGATAAGAAAAACCAAGTTCCGGCTGGTAACCGAGCTCCATAGCTCTTCTCCTATGTCATTCCAGCAACTTTACCTTCCAATTTCCTTCCTTTTGCATCCAACAATAGTCCAGCCAGCCATCACAGTTTCATTCAACAAAACACCATCATTAAGTAGATACAAGAACGACCCTATTGGTCTATTGGTCATCCAACATTGAACTTTACGGTCTTACTCAGCGCTTCCCACCCtgaaagaagataaaaaaaggGCACAAATTGGTTTAGTGCCAGAAAAATAAAACGAAACACTCTGATAAAAACAGCTGAAAATGGACAATCTAACTAAAGCTGCACTTCCATCACTAAGTAAAAAAGAAGTGAAACCAGGGAAGGGGCTGTTCAGAAAGGCGCTGAGTCGTTGACAAAGCAGGAATCAATGTCAAAGGAAATTTTGATAGTAAATGGTTGaacctctctctctctctgtggCATATTTCTACATGGGTCCTATGTCCATTTGGTAATAACTGATCCATTGACCAGAAACAGTAGGACGCAGTTATACATTTATCTGGTGACTCAAGCTTTATACCTGATTATCGATAAATATTATAGGACGGAATTGCTTACCTTTATACATATATTCCTTGGtgattcaatttatcaattcatgaTGACTAATAGTTTCCTACCTTGTGAGGTGGGGTTCCTGGTCTGAATGTGTTGTTGCCAAATCCACCCTTTCCTTTCTTCTCTAAAGATTTAAGAATCTGAAACGAACATGTTAAACTATCATCCACACTCATCATAGCACCTGCATTATCGAATTCCCCGCAGTAGTTTGGAGCAGAGAATATGGTCACCAACTGTCGCTTTGCAAAGAACTCATAGCCATCTTCTACAACCTAAACGaagcataaaaacataaaatttaaaagacaatAAAGAATACAAACATTAATTACTAGAATTTAGTCAGTCTGCCCACATTGTTATACTGGCAGTAACACGAAGGTTCCAGGAACCCTAAACTCTTCATTTTTCACAAGTTTCCCACGAGTTCCTAATATACCATCAAGTCATGCAAatttagcaaaataaataaataaaacaaaacaaaacgaaGTTAAGGTCAATACGGATAACAATACCTGGTGAGCTCGGCAAATGAGATCAAGGTCATGTTTCTTAAGGAATTCAGAAACTATGTCAGCCCCAAATGTATATGAAACTCCCCTATCATTCTCTCCCCAGCCATCAAGATCTTTATCAGGATCAGCCCAAAGAAGGTCACAGAGAAGGCCCTGATCTGGCACATCAACAGGGCGAGAAATGCTACGGATCTGATCCAATGTTTTCAAGTCAGGAGATAATCCACCATGCATGCAAAGGATCTTCTCATCAATTAGAGCAGCAACAGGGAGGCAATTAAAgcattctgtaaacaacttccAGACACGAACATTAAACCTTCTTTTGCACTCATCATAGAAACCATATATACGGTTAATTGATGCACATTCATGGTTGCCTCTAAGGAGAAAAAAATTCTCtttgtatttgattttgtatGCTAGGAGAAGGCAAATTGTTTCAATGCTCTGCTTGCCACGATCAACATAGTCACCTAGGAATAAATAGTTTGCTGTAGGCGGATATCCTCCGTACTCAAACAAGCGTAGAAGATCAGAAAATTGACCGTGAACATCTCCTGCCAAAATAGTATGAAAGTAAACGCAGAATTATTACATTCCCAATttgttaaaacttaaaaaacctacagaaattaaaattatattatttatatgggaaaaaaaaaatgcaCACCAAGCTCGTTTGATGAAGATCAAGTTAATGCGGTAGTGAATGAAAGATAAATTCAAATTAGAGAAGTCCAAGCCCCTAGAATTACCAAGCAGACCTAACTGACTGAAATAAAAGACCTTGAAATTATTGAGCATGTGATCCTATATACAaaccaaaatgagaaaaaaacaCACAGAGCTATCGTTCAAGGCACAACAGCTTCTGCAAAACTCTAATGACACTTTAAGGCCCACTAAAACCATCACAAACTCCGATGAACCCTTTTGACATATGATGTACAGATGGAAGCAAAATTATTACACATCCCACCCCCCAAACacatacaaacaaaaaataCTAAGTGTTGAAGTAAAAAGAATAGGAAAAAAGGGACCAAGTCCATCTTTACGGAAAGGAACAAATATACAAACAGAATGCAGCtctaaaatcttattttaagTTCAGCCAGACACGAAAACATTCTGTGCTCCATGCCCCACATCTAAGGGTTAACATAATGCTAGCAAATGCAGAACCTTCATACGATAGCAGTAGTCTTGTTAGAAAATGTTTCTCATAGTATGAAAGTTCTCACTTTCCCTTGATAaatgcttttattattttccaccaCGTAGGggaatataatttatttaacttccGAATAGCACAAAATGCCAACAACTTTCCAAATTGAGACCCTTGTCATAGAAAAGTTGTCCCATGTCCACCGGACTGCATCTATCAAAGCACAATAACAAAAATCAAGATCATAAGCACactaaataataactaatacgCCCAAAACTTTAGAAAGGCTAAAGTATCATCTCATTATGGCATATGCATAATGCATGTTACATACAACTAGCTACAACAGTTTAGCCAAGTAGTGCGTGCAGTAAATATATCTTTACACAAAATTCACCTATCAATGATACTACTGCTTCCCTAACAACGACCTAGAGTTGTATTACTAAGATAtcagattacattttactcAAAATCTGTACATAAATAACAGCCAAAATTACATTGGAAAAGCCGGTGCTACCAAATAAAGAATTGGCATAATCTTCTAGGACTGCAAAGACTTACCTGCTGACAAACCAATCATGCATCTAGGATCCTTTATCCCCCAATAACGCATTATCAAATGCCAATGACAATTCACTTGACAGTCTAACCCCAAAACCCTTTAGTCCACTTTGACTGCTCTTCACAATCTTCCTAACTCTTTGCTTTTTAATCAAAAAgcatcttttataattaacaatttcatcTCAATAATTCTATAACAATCAGGAGCAACAAATTTTGGGTATAAATTAGCAAATTCTTACATCCATAGATATTCAAGATTGACAcattcaatgactaaaataaacCAAACGAACGTAAAAAGAAAGTAACCaaaataccccaaaataaaGCAACAATCAATTGTGTAAATTTACATCAGCCAGGTTTACATGACAGAAGGAGGAAAATAAGGCCTTTAAATTGTTAGTTTTTACCACAAATCTTGATAGGGGCTTCAAGCTCGAGAAGATTAGGCTGACTAAGAAAGCACTCTTTGGAGGCAGCACAAAGCTGCTTTATCTCAGCCTCCGTCAACTGAACTTGCTTTGTACTCCTCCCATTCTTCGTCCCTAGCAGCCTCCTTATGATATTATCAAGCAAATTCTCGTCCATctaaaagaaaccctaaaacaaCAAAGACCCTTTTCTCTCAAACTGGACCAGAAAACAATAGATTATCTTTATTCTTAAGCTGGGTTTCGTTAGTTTCTTTCAGCGTTACTGGCATTCATAGAGCAGCAGTGAATTGTGGGTTTTTTAAGAAATGAGGGGACAGATTTTGTGCAAGTCCTTTTAGAACTCCTTTTATATCCcctttatttttgcttaaaagataaaatttttttgggtaaaatacACTGATGTTCACTTAATTATTCGTAGATTTGTAATTTGGtcattcaattaatcaattataaaaagttataatttggtcactcaactatttgaAATTGATGACTTAAATTACACCTCTGTTAACCGTTAAGTCACTATCCCTCAAATATAGTGTTAGTCACccaattattaataagtttttattttggtcatctaactataaaaaattacaaaatgattatgGTTCCTAATAGTAAGGCTTCAAGTTATCTTTAAAATGGTTTTTGAATCACCTAATTTTGTGGTCTGAATCATAACTTCTACTAAGTGCTTTAACCAAATTTTTGAGTGATTATGGTGCTTAAATCGTAAAGCTTCAAATTatcattgaaataatttttgaataacCTAAGTTCTTGGTATGTATTCAGAGATATAGTCATTTTCATAGAGCACCGCAATTTTCTAAAGAAAGCTTAAGATTAATCATTGGGTTTTATAAAGATAACTTCAACTAGACTTTTCAATACCCTGTGACCACCTTTTGGGGTGATTCTTGTACCTAGATCGTATATCTTCGAGTCCTCTTCTGTAATTCCTCAAAATTTTCGATAAGGCATTTGGCACTATTATGGGACTAAAATtagtgaaattttgagaaaatttaaaaaatgagataGTTGGAGAATTTCTATGAAAGTAAAATCGATATTAAAGATggaaaccaataaaaaaattttggatgtGGAAATATGGAAAAAGATTAAACtgaaaattctcaaaatttagaGGATAAAAGTGCAAATTTGACTAAATGAGAAAGgtgaattattattgattatttggtatgagaataaatttgaatatgttttggtGTAAAAAAACTCACTTTTGGCAACAACTggaaaagaattgaaaatatagggactaaattgtaacttttttatttttatcgaTAGAGGGTAATGCAATTTTAACATTGCAATgacatatattaaattttaatgtgatTTATGGTATTTGAGTTTGTGAAAAAAGTGAAATAAGATGTAACAATTCGATTTTCGGTGGTGTCGAAAATGGTGATTCTGGAATTTCGTTTTCTGATGATtccttaaatattattaattaatatttactcgTTAATTGGATATTAGTTAAGGGACAAGTATAACGATCCTAAAGTCAACGGTATTGAAAAATGATGTATTAGGACTTCGTTTTCGTAAATCAAgcttgtaaaaatatttacagagttactgtataagtgaattgaaatttagatagataatttttcaaattagtgaCTAAATAAGGTAAAAAGCCTAATtcgtaaaaattgtaaaagctaatcactattgattttatttgttaaaagggataaatatcattaaacaaattatttaaatgataaataagcCATTATAAAGATAGATGGATGGTTGATGGTGTCTTTTGCTAATaatggttattaaaatttttattaagtaattattaagatatgttaaaatgataaaaacaaataaaattaaaacatcatCATCTTTTATCATCTTCCACCAGCGAAAATcgcaagaaaaagaaacaaaaactccATTTTTGGAGCTTCAACAATCAACCTTGCATGGTAAGGTTTCGGGAATTCGTTTctagtaaattttatatttttgagattgttgtcacttgatttagctaacatgtatgttatttttcaaaactgttagagtttttaaatGCTTCCATCAATGAATTCTTGAAGCTTTTGATGTTAATTTCTTAGATTTCgagcttagaaatgaaaaaggaataGTTTATAAAGTTTAAATGCTAGTTTTTTaacataaggactaaagtgtaaatattttaaaattattatgaaatttatataattatagatATTAGAGTGTTGTAGAAGGATGAAAATTGAAATCGATTGAAAAATGAAGTTCAATTGTGAAAGTTATAGTCTTTTtagttttagggattaaattgaataaaatacaaaactttaggaaacattcaaaattgaattaaaattttataagcataTAATAGATCGATATTAAGTATTTGGGATtgataattgaaatgaattattagtATAGATTGGGATTTGGACCTAACTGTAGATAATCGTAGAAAAGGTAAATTAGTATATTTGTCCTCGACGTTTTGTTAATTGCTAATTTTGTCGTGTAAGTTAATATGAAACTTATTTTATGAATTCAATCTATgtttgtattatattattttgctttttggtttgaattgttttataaatattgtCTTTTGGcatcaaaaggactaaatcgtaaatatgtaacaaaagaataatatgtatagatacatgattttgattgaaTGTGAAATTGCTATGTTATTGTATCGTATGTATACGGTGATGTTACAAGGTATAAATGTTTAAAGATTGCtacccaaaatatatataaaaaaagagtgTGCTCTACATGTGGTTTGAAATTATATAGAAATAGATATGATGTATTGGATGATATCTACAAGATGATATTACacattttaaatgtatatgaatTGCTATTTGAAGTATGATAAGTATGTATATGGCTACATATATTGAATTAGTATGAATTCGTTAATAGGCTTGTGTAAACTTAGTAGatgatttaaatatgaatgTCATGCCATTAGAGTTCAAAAGATATTGCGTGTTGGTCAGGGATTTCTTTATCGATAGCTGAGATCTAGTATGTGTTGCAAATTCTCGATGGCTTGAGTGAGCAGCATCGAATAAAGTAAGCATAGCAATCCCGACCTCTAGCTTTTGAGAGCAAACCCAAATGATACAGACTAGGTACTAGTTCAGGATTTAGTTATCGATGGCTGAGATCTGGTAGTTGTTGCGGATTGTTGATAGCTTTAGTGAGCAACATCGAATAACACTTATATGAGAAATCCTGACCTACAACTTGTGTAAGTAAACCCAAGTTATATAGTTTATATGTTAATGCTCGTGTGAGCAATCCCAATCCTGAGCATctgaaattaatttactatagttctccagacaaaaatgttaaattaaatagaaaggTAATCATCGTAAATATTGAATGAGATTTCAAGGTAAAGTTTTACGATTAGTATGTTTAATAGCAGACGATGGAATGGTATGGTATAATGATGTATGGAATGAATTCGATGTTCATGGTTTGATATGGAACTAACCAATTGGTTTGTTGTGTGAATTTGCATAAGGATGTCAAGGGAAATTTCATGCTTGTATCTTTGTAATTTCAATtgcttaattatttaatgtttaggtTAGTTAAGTTTATTTCCATACagacttactaagcattagtaTGCTTAccattgttttgttttttcttctttatataTCGTCGATTGTGTTCGGTTCGATTGGATCACACCAGAGCTCACACTACCCGTTCTACGATTTGGTAGACTTTTTCCATTTTGGCTCGATTATACGTGGCATGTACATAGTTGTCATTGTGTATATATGTTGTTTTCAAGATTTGTTGCTTTGATCTCTTTATGATATTTGATATTGGGATGaatgtaaattatatgtatgaAAGTGTGTGGTTGATGCTTTGTTCATGTTATACTTGATGGGTTAAATGACATTTTGATGTGGAAAAGGTATGATGAATATGTTGTATTGAATGCAAAAGGGTACGTATAGGTTGTTTTAGCCTATTTTGGCATTGTTTTAGCCTATTTTGGCATGAACCAAAATAGAACTTTGAATTGATTATGTGAGGTGTCATTGAATATCATATtggtttaaatgtttaaaaggATGATGTATGATATGTGATAGCATAATTATTGgatgttttgaataggttttaTTCATGCTAAATGCATTAAGCAGATGTCTTGTAAGGTTAGGTTGAAACAAGTACTAAATAACCTATTTTTGCACCACACGGTTTGACCATATGCATGTGTCCCACACAGGCtggtgacatggccgtgtggccactGGAAAAAGGAAATCTTTGGACCCACATGGTTTCTAAATgttacacgaccatgtgtcacTGCACACGGGCTAGTAACACGATTGTACGACCATTAGaggaaaattttgtttttattccaCACGATCATAGGGAGTTACATGTCCTaggcacacagtcgtgtgaaccctttttgcaaaaatttttgttatttttgaaaaagtttcaGATTGATTTTTAATCATTCTCGAGTCAACTTAAGAGTTTTTTTAAGCTTGATTGAGACTCGGTGTAACatcccgttttcagtgaaatcagaacagtggtttcgagaccacaaattcgattcAGAaaggataatttattttaatattattgcatggtttgcattatgataggaataatgtatgaaaatttcgttaagaaaattttatcgattacatgtttaattaggagaaaaggaccaaattacataaaatgtaaaagttgagttttactagctataagtatcaaatagctatagaattcaaAATCTAAGGTCCTAATTAGACTTATTAGTGGGGTTATTAGATAAGGATGATTAGTCATtcatggaaatttaattaatgaaagggatgaaattgaaagaaaagatgaaaagatgataaattaataaaataagaaaaatatcattattttcatcatctttcccaaattatttccatggaaaccctagctaagagaaaatCATTCAAGCAAGCTATTTtcgcttaattgggtaagtaatcttgtcccatttttagtaatttttatgttttcgagatcgtaataatttaatctagccatctcaaggattaatttgtaaacttatcaaagtactagggtttttccatgaatgaatatagatgaattatgaaattaatgatagaaaatgaaaggttgttgatagataaacaacttttgtaaagtgagttttgatgaaattgtgatttagtgactaaattgtaaagttgtaaaattcatgaaaagttataaaatttatgaaatacatgggctgtaaatattatatgtaaaaattagctaggcttggaataaggattaaattgcatgaatttcattttccgagcgtagggatgaaattatcattaattaaaagtatagaggcaaaatggtaattttgcctaggatgtgaattgaatatgaattgtattacattgagttaaatttaatcGTATAGATCTGGACAATTCAAATATGAagttagatcgtggaaaagaaaaagtatcggattagtagatttttcgTACACGAACatttatcgaggtaagtttgtgtaactaaattgtatatttatatgttttaagttGAATGTTGTGTATTTGCAATGTATATTTGCCatgtatataaaaacaattGCATACCGacaatatttgataaatattaagtcacgtttgaaataaataagattCGATGGATAtagggttcccgaattggttgtggtcttgcatatgttgcggacacaccatagaTCGAAAGAGCACCCTGATATTTgccttctcaagcttctcgttatatggctcttgcgagcttcccgatAATAACTATTTGtagcatcccgattggttgtgattctgcatgtgttgtagacacacca includes the following:
- the LOC105788275 gene encoding uncharacterized protein LOC105788275 isoform X1; translated protein: MKCRSVACIWSGTPPVHRVTATAALNHPPTLYTGGSDGSILWWNLSNSDSHSEIRPIAMLCGHAAPIADLAICCPIVVSGEQSMDYSSNVAFNSSFDNGGALLSACTDSMLCVWSRSSGHCRRRRKLPPWVGSPSIIRTLPWNPRYACVGCCFIDAAHLTDHQLMESAEGGEISMDKESQNRKPPKCTVVIVDTYTLTIVQTVFHGNLSIGPLKFMDVVSSVDDGEIHCSLLADSFGKLQLVPLSKDFHQGSEGETRLQKSSKQEIEAWEDGLVEAGQVVSIATCRTTVATVLKDRSIFRLLDGAITIGVILFMNNVLCVEDDHGQSHVVGAMFLESKNYGNAQITGVTHESEIFLVWNNRGSAVLYAISYLDNTFNYEPLCEIPATSFPLGARLSFSFVHLSQILLRVESVCFTIEDSFQWKPRVTIWSLQQRCDRGKLFDECKMLGQGISFLGWTPTAGLDRKSESLGGFNTKLTSIQSSVSVSETVDSIHVDDSCYSVPKGQTVSSSMVISENLYAPSAIVYGFSSGQIQVVWFNLFRGLDSPAGSPRLEVDSHISKQNFAGHTGAILCLAAHRMMGAAKGWSFSQVLVSGSMDCTIRIWDLDSGNLVTVMHQHVGPVRQIILPPARTERPWSDCFLSVGEDSCVALTSLETLRVERMFPGHPDYPAKLVWDGARGYIACLCRHHSRVSDAIDVLYIWDVKTGSRERVLRGTASHSMFDHFCKEISVTSISGSSLSGNTSVSSLLLPIHEDGNLSQHRLNSSESGVSLSKMTGSSTLLANNSKLNSGKAPFDSRTRKQPIKCFCPYPGIATLSFDLAALIDPCQKRKRISKNGDGRENSYIKEHLSEAFSPRHLNSDDGFNTDQSSTDAIEEHDWIKSLEEYLVRFSLSFLHLWDVDCGLDDLLIADIKLKRPNGFIVSSGLQGDKGSLTLTFPGFTSSLELWKSSSEFCAMRSLTMVSLAQHMISLSHPSSSASSALAAFYTRNFADKYPDIKPPLLQLLVSFWQDESEHVRMAARSLFHCAASRAIPAPLCSQQATKHAKLLRSLTGIEESENEISRKEETIVGLSSECLLETEGTSQVEKAKLLGWLESYEIQDWISCVGGTSQDAMTSHIIVAAALVIWYPSLVKPSLATLVVQPLVKLVMAMNEKYSSTAAELLAEGMESTWKACIGTEIPRLISDIFFQIECVSGPSANSAGENPAVPVSIRETLVGTLLPSLAVADILGFLTVIESQIWSTASDSPVHLVSLATLIRVVRSSPRSLVQYLDKVINFILQTMDPGNSVMRKTCHPRSMTTLREVIRVFPMVAMNESSTKLAFGDAIGEINGASIRVYDMQSATKIKVLDASGPPGLPSLLLRAPEMSVTTVISALSFSPDGEGLVAFSEHGLMIRWWSLGSVWWEKLSRNLNPVQCTKVIFVPPGEGFSPKTSRSSIMGSVLGHDTEAHSQEAAACYSDKLKLLIHNLDLSYRLQWVGERKVLLTRHGLEIGSFPL